The Daucus carota subsp. sativus chromosome 7, DH1 v3.0, whole genome shotgun sequence genome window below encodes:
- the LOC135147824 gene encoding transcription elongation factor SPT6 homolog, with protein sequence MNLGMRTIWVISLLRKIWTEHGAPMRRGVNKQKPRQAQGVSSSALQEAHDIFGNVDDLLKRRAYHDDSGRRKERRLCGGFDPNILAEKYMTEKGDLIRNTGFPERWQIFEHSTGPPPTDESSNEYR encoded by the exons ATGAACTTGGGGATGAGGACGATTTGGGTGATTTCATTGCTGAGGAAGATTTGGACGGAGCATGGTGCTCCTATGAG GAGGGGTGTAAATAAGCAAAAGCCTAGGCAGGCACAAGGAGTCTCTTCATCTGCATTACAGGAAGCTCATGATATATTTGGAAATGTGGATGATTTATTGAAGCGCCGTGCATATCATGATGACTCTGGCAGAAGAAAGGAAAGAAGGCTTTGCGGTGGATTTGATCCAAATATTCTCGCAGAAAAGTATATGACTGAGAAGGGTGACTTGATTCGTAACACAGGTTTTCCAGAAAGGTGGCAG ATCTTCGAACATAGTACTGGCCCGCCCCCAACAGATGAATCGAGTAATGAGTATAGATGA
- the LOC108193662 gene encoding protein FATTY ACID EXPORT 3, chloroplastic, which translates to MSCYSALTIANPTRLLLLTSSPSAALRFHSSPPTHHPSCLPQRRRIGIALTCSPLLLHHHPNRFAFSLAASKQDSKPLETQGPEEDHNTPIEGDDSEEYWNQMLASFKEQALKMQSVSQEAYEEYSKRANVILKETSKQLKIQAEKAKKDLTVIAEEVSKEGKQYLSKAADESPEPVKDIVQTFAASSDELNEVSQVCDFYIGIPYGALLSFGGFLSFMITGSISAIRFGVILGGALLALSISSLRSWKRGESSLMALRGQTAIASILFLRDIRGLFVRSSFAGLLTALVSGAIVGFYIYRIMLGRDGKGSNLEPGNES; encoded by the exons ATGAGTTGCTATTCGGCCTTGACAATTGCAAACCCTACCAGGCTGCTGCTGCTTACATCTTCTCCCTCTGCTGCTCTTCGATTTCATTCCTCGCCGCCAACTCACCATCCTTCTTGCTTGCCACAACGGCGTCGTATTGGTATTGCCCTCACTTGTTCTCCACTGCTCCTGCATCATCATCCCAATCGCTTTGCTTTCTCCTTGGCCGCTTCCAAACAGGATTCG AAGCCTTTAGAAACTCAAGGCCCGGAGGAAGACCATAATACCCCAATAGAGGGTGATGACTCTGAGGAATATTGGAATCAGATGTTAGCTTCTTTTAAGGAACAAGCCTTAAAGATGCAGAGTGTGTCACAAGAAGCATATGAGGAATATTCAAAGAGAGCAAATGTTATCTTAAAGGAAACTTCTAAGCAATTAAAGATTcaagcagaaaaagcaaaaaaagATCTCACTGTGATTGCTGAGGAAGTCAGTAAAGAGGGCAAACAATATCTGTCCAAAGCTGCAGATGAATCCCCTGAACCAGTAAAAGATATTGTTCAAACTTTTGCCGCTTCGAGTGATGAATTGAATGAAGTTTCTcaagtttgtgatttttatatTGGGATACCATATG GCGCTCTCCTTTCATTTGGTGGCTTTCTCTCATTCATGATAACTGGAAGTATTTCTGCCATCAGGTTTGGAGTTATACTTGGTGGCGCTCTCTTAGCCTTGAGTATATCAAGTCTTAGATCATGGAAAAGAGGAGAATCGTCTTTAATGGCCTTAAGGGGGCAGACAG CAATTGCAAGCATATTGTTCCTGAGGGACATTCGCGGTTTGTTTGTG AGATCATCTTTTGCTGGTCTTCTAACAGCCCTGGTTAG TGGTGCTATAGTAGGCTTTTATATCTATAGGATCATGTTGGGGCGTGATGGTAAAGGATCAAATCTGGAACCTGGAAATGAAAGTTAA
- the LOC108193502 gene encoding uncharacterized protein LOC108193502 isoform X2: MAQTFVSCPSYLVGSGTRMSSVVKLRPCVCTTLHSSLSFSPLSISRYRGAAPRRATFPKIYAFSSNDIKVGSNVEVDGAPWRVIEFLHVKPGKGAAYVRTTMRNYVTGNTVEKTFRAGSKIEEADIFKETKQFTYKDGPQFVFMDLSTYEEYRLNASDVGDKEKWLKEGMDCNLLFWKDKVVEADPGLKGDTAQGGSKPATLETGAIVNVPLFVEKGQEIVVDTRTGQYMSRV; the protein is encoded by the exons ATGGCACAAACTTTTGTTTCTTGCCCATCGTACTTGGTCGGAAGTGGGACAAGAATGTCCAGTGTTGTCAAATTGCGGCCGTGTGTTTGCACCACTCTTCACTCGTCTCTTTCTTTTTCACCCCTCTCCATTTCTCGATACCGGGGTGCTGCTCCCCGACGTGCTACTTTCCCAA AAATATATGCTTTTTCTAGCAATGATATTAAGGTTGGCAGCAATGTTGAAGTTGATGGTGCTCCTTGGAGAGTAATAG AATTCCTGCATGTAAAACCTGGTAAAGGGGCTGCATATGTAAGGACCACTATGCGCAATTATGTGACTGGAAACACGGTTGAAAAAACCTTCCGAGCTGGAAGTAAG ATAGAAGAGGCTGATATATTTAAGGAGACAAAGCAGTTCACATACAAGGATGGGCCACAATTTGTTTTCATGGACCTG AGTACATATGAAGAATATCGACTTAATGCTTCAGACGTTGGAGATAAGGAAAAGTGGCTAAAAGAAGGCATGGACTGCAATCTGTTATTCTGGAAGGATAAA GTTGTTGAAGCTGATCCTGGTCTTAAAGGTGACACGGCACAAG GTGGATCGAAACCAGCAACTCTTGAAACAGGTGCTATTGTCAATGTCCCGTTGTTTGTAGAAAAAGGTCAAGAAATCGTGGTGGATACTAGAACCGGCCAGTATATGAGCCGTGTCTGA
- the LOC108193502 gene encoding uncharacterized protein LOC108193502 isoform X1, which yields MAQTFVSCPSYLVGSGTRMSSVVKLRPCVCTTLHSSLSFSPLSISRYRGAAPRRATFPKIYAFSSNDIKVGSNVEVDGAPWRVIEFLHVKPGKGAAYVRTTMRNYVTGNTVEKTFRAGSKIEEADIFKETKQFTYKDGPQFVFMDLSTYEEYRLNASDVGDKEKWLKEGMDCNLLFWKDKIIDFDLPINVKLKVVEADPGLKGDTAQGGSKPATLETGAIVNVPLFVEKGQEIVVDTRTGQYMSRV from the exons ATGGCACAAACTTTTGTTTCTTGCCCATCGTACTTGGTCGGAAGTGGGACAAGAATGTCCAGTGTTGTCAAATTGCGGCCGTGTGTTTGCACCACTCTTCACTCGTCTCTTTCTTTTTCACCCCTCTCCATTTCTCGATACCGGGGTGCTGCTCCCCGACGTGCTACTTTCCCAA AAATATATGCTTTTTCTAGCAATGATATTAAGGTTGGCAGCAATGTTGAAGTTGATGGTGCTCCTTGGAGAGTAATAG AATTCCTGCATGTAAAACCTGGTAAAGGGGCTGCATATGTAAGGACCACTATGCGCAATTATGTGACTGGAAACACGGTTGAAAAAACCTTCCGAGCTGGAAGTAAG ATAGAAGAGGCTGATATATTTAAGGAGACAAAGCAGTTCACATACAAGGATGGGCCACAATTTGTTTTCATGGACCTG AGTACATATGAAGAATATCGACTTAATGCTTCAGACGTTGGAGATAAGGAAAAGTGGCTAAAAGAAGGCATGGACTGCAATCTGTTATTCTGGAAGGATAAA ATTATTGATTTTGACCTTCCAATTAATGTTAAATTAAAGGTTGTTGAAGCTGATCCTGGTCTTAAAGGTGACACGGCACAAG GTGGATCGAAACCAGCAACTCTTGAAACAGGTGCTATTGTCAATGTCCCGTTGTTTGTAGAAAAAGGTCAAGAAATCGTGGTGGATACTAGAACCGGCCAGTATATGAGCCGTGTCTGA